Part of the Cryptococcus neoformans var. grubii H99 chromosome 2, complete sequence genome is shown below.
GGCCCCAGCTATTTTTAAATGTCTTATCGTTAAATAACAATTCATCATATCGGAATTTCTTTTATATTCCCGACTGCTAGACATCATTATGCGTGTTACATGTAAAAATGTTTAAAGGAGCAAAAAGCTCTACAATATATACATAGTTATCGAGATTGGATGTCACGACTAACAACGTACTCGCTACATGTTGCTTGCCTTCGTTATTTTCTCGCAACTGGATTTTGAACTCTTCCTTGTATTCTAATGGTGCTGGCATGTTCCATTCCAGACAAGACAAAGCTAGAAAGGTTGCGTATACACGACGGTGAGAAAAGATTCCTGTCGCAAGGCTATTAACGGTAAATAAAAAACCACCAGGGACGCGTCGGGGTCATCCGCTTCCGCATTATTTATTACATCCGTCCACTGTCTACGAAGCAGTCGCCAGCCTAACTTGGCACAGAACATTCGTTTCCCATTGCGCTTTCTattccctcctccttcctgtGGCCTTATCTTTCATCCCACTTCTCTCCTGGGTACTCGCACAGCCTAGTGCGTTTGTATCTTCGGTTTCGCATTCATCTGTGCTTGGTAGTTATCCGAGGTAAGTTGAAAGGACTTTTTGAGCAGTTGGGATTTGGACGGCGGGTCCTCCACCAAGTGTCTCACAAATGGGTAGAAGATAGAAGGCTTTGCCTCTCCCGGGAAGGAAGCTGACTATAccgctttttctttgcTATTACTCTCTACTCTCGTGACACGTCGTTGCCTGCTATCTCGCCTCTTATTTCTCATTCGATGTCTTTATCTTCCTCACCGCGTCCGCACACCTCATCATGTGAGTCTTCTCACTTCTGGCGACTTCGTCGCTAGTCTGCAACTTGTCCACGCCTATAGACTGGAAGCTGACAACCGTTCTTCCGTAGCCACCTCACTCTAGTTACCGATCCAACCTATCAGTAACAGCGGCTCCCTTTCAGCTTTTTCTTATCATCTCCTCGTTCTTTCACACTTCTTTGTGGAAGACTTTGAGTTGTTTGGAAACCTTTACTCTCCCTTGATTATACTTTTTCTCATTCCACGGGCAacttcaacctcttcaccaTATTTGCGTACgtatcttcttcgctccTTCATTCGTTGTCCTTTACTCCTTCGACTTTGCTTTATCTGCCTTTTTCAGCCTATCTGTATAGTACATCGTTTGATCGTTCGCTTAtttgctttcttctcccttttaCTATTTTCCATTTCTATTCTGCCGCTTTTTCCTCATTCATACGGAACGGCTGCGATCACGTACCTCGCGGGACGATCTATATTCGACGCCACTGATATCGCTTCGCCTGATCATCTCATCTGCGACTCTTCGGCGTCTTTACAACTGGCGGTAACGATGAACCCTCCTGTCGCCGAACGTTACTCCGATATGTCCACGTCCTCCGTCCCTCACCCTGCTACGAATATCCCTCCACGGCGGTCGTCATATTCCCAATCCACGGCATACCTCCCAACTAACCTTTGGTTCGGTAACAGCCCAACGTACAGCCAAATCCTCTCGTCATCGATCGGTGCGTCAACTGACGGTACAGACCCGGAGATTATGAAAGTGAGTGCTACGTGGCTTTTTTCTACTCGTATGACCCGGCTGACAAGATGCTTTCAGCGACCTTTGGACTCCGCATTGCCCATCTCCCCCATGAACGGTATGCAACCCCACCTCGAAAACGCTCCCTCTTTTATCGATTCTCTTGCCCCTAAAAAGGCTCGATACGACGGCTTAGACCCTTCAGTTACTGGACCTGGTCACGGTCCTATTGGCGTTCCTCCATTATCCGCTCAGAGACCTTTTGGCGCTCCCGGTACTGCTCCCGGTGTTGGGCAGTATAACACCCATgcagcttcttcattcgGTGGCCCAGCGTCTGGTTCTGTCAACATGGGCGGAGTGAACCAGCAACAAGATCATGGCGGTATGAACCAAGCGCAGCAAGGAGCAAATATTCCGGGGATGCAACAAGGAGCGTCTTTTGGTATGATGGGTATGGGCGGATTCGGTATGGGTTTCCCTTTCAACGTGGGGATGGTGAGTCTACCTCTAAATGATACGATAACCAATTAACATAAGCAACGTGATTTAGCAACAAAGTTTCCATGGTGCGCCTATCGTGTCACCGTCCATGAATCCCAATACCATGACCGGTAACTACGgacctgctgctgctgctgctgccgctgccgctgctggAAACACGACAGGCAGAACAGTGTACGTCGGTAATCTTCCTGCCGAGGCCTCCGTCGATGAACTTCTCAACCTTGTTCGGTTCGGTCCCATTGAGGCTGTTCGTCTCCTTCCTGAAAAGTCCTGTgtcttcatttccttcctcgaTGGGTCTACCGCAGCCGCCTTCCACGCTGATGCTTGCGTCAAGAAGCTTGCTCTTCACGGACAAGAACTTAAAATCGGATGGGGTAAGCCCTCCATGGTACATCCTGCCGTTGCAACAGCTGTTGCGAGCAGTCAGGCGACCAGAAATGTGTTTGTTGGTAACCTGGACCCGGAGACAAATGAGCAGGACTTGAGGAATGAGTTGAGCAGGTTTGGACCTATCGACCAGGTCAAGATTGTGCGAGATAAGAACATCGGTTTTATCCACTTCTTGAGCATCTCTACGGCTATGAAAGTGAGTTGATGCCTCCGTTCGTCGGATTGATGGACGACTGACGGTACTTCAGGTTGTCGGGACGTTGCCTACTGAgcaaggatgggaaggcaAGAGGGTCAACTACGGCAAGGATCGATGTGCCTATGTTCCTAAAGCCCAACAAGATGCCGTTCGACAAGCCCAAACCCAGGCGATGAACGCTATCGCCGCTCAACATCAACAGGCAACCGGCTCACCCTTTCCTGCATTTTCCCCTATGTCTACTGGATTCAGCAATTTCCCTACTCCTGGGCCTAACACTGGTTTTGGGTCGCCTGCTTTCGCTGGCAACAACTTTTCCCCTGTGGTTCCCGGGTTTACTGAAAACGGTGGGATGAACCAGGCTGGGAACAGAACTATCTACTTGGGTAACATCCACCAAGATGTTACTATTGAGGAACTGTGTAACCACATCCGAGGAGGCATATTGCACCAAGTCCGATACTTTCCCGACAAGCACATCGCTGTGAGTGCGTCCCCTGTATATGTTGGATAGCGAGACTAACATGAGAACGCAGTTCGTCACATTTGTTGATCCCGTCGCCGCTATGCAATTCCATCAACACGCTCACGCCACCGGTCTTTCGATCATGCAGCGTCGTCTGAAGGTTGGATGGGGCAAGCACTCTGGTCCCGTCCCTTCTGCATTGTTACAGGCTATTCAGGCCGGAGCTAGCAGGAATGTGTACATTGGACAGATTGCAGACTTTTCGTTGTTCACTGAGGAGAAATTGAGGCAGGACTTTGGAGAGTTTGGTGGTAAGTCTAATCGATAATGTTAAACGGGTTTGGACTGATAGGTGATCAGAGATCGATATGATCAACTTCTTGAATGAGAAGGGTGTGGCGTTCGTCAATTTGTGAGTTCTCGTTATCAGACTTCCTCTTTTGAGCTGACATAGGCCGTAGTACCTCTATCCAATCCGCTCAGAAGGCCATTGAGGGCATCAAACTCAAGCCTGAATACTCCACTCTTCGAATTTCCTATGGCAAGGACAGGTGTGCCAACCCTCCTAGGACCACGTACGTTAATTCCTTTCTTATACGAACTCCAGGGGAGTTAGCTGACGAAGAACTGTAGTGCCGGACGACCGCCAATGCCCCACGTGGGTCATGAGTCTGACCCCGCCATCCAGATTGACAACTCCGCCATTGAACCAGGTCTTTATGACGAAAATGACGCTATGCTCAGTTACGAATAGATAATCGTCGTCTCATTACCATGCCAGCCCAGGCTGTGTGTAAAAAGAGTAAAAGTAATAAGGTgcaggggaagaagcgTAGGAGGATAAGTTTCAAGTCACTACGTATATATAGAGTTGGGAATCATTCGGTAACTTTTGGCATAAAAAACATGACGTATCCACGTATAACCATAGTAGATAATATGCGGTGGGTGGTCATGTAATCATAGCACAATATTTATTCACGCAGGCAGTCATGGTCATGGCAGTTTTTAGCCTCAGTGATACCGTCATTGACTTTTGATTGAGCTGATTTGTCCCACGGTGGTGCATTTTCCATTGCGAATGTCGACGAGGGAGCCGTAACAACAACTACTAAGGTATGCGAACTCTCGATACGAGCTGCTTATAGTGAAGTACTACTGCCATTACCAGCCAAGCATGCTTAAGCCGCACCTTGTCCTCTCTCCATGCCATCTATCATGTCAGCGCCGCCTAGCATTCCATGGCCGAGCCCAACGACAACCAGTGGACACCCAAAACTGACCTAATCCGTGAAGACTCGCACCGCGGTCTGCGTGAAACAATTCACCATCCTGCCTTCTGGTATGGGGTATAGACCTTCTCCCAGCCTCACCCGCAGGCATATGTTAGCATTAAATCACacgtccttctctttccgtttctccttcccccatTCATTCGTGGGTTGTTTGTTTTT
Proteins encoded:
- a CDS encoding cytoplasmic protein — protein: MNPPVAERYSDMSTSSVPHPATNIPPRRSSYSQSTAYLPTNLWFGNSPTYSQILSSSIGASTDGTDPEIMKRPLDSALPISPMNGMQPHLENAPSFIDSLAPKKARYDGLDPSVTGPGHGPIGVPPLSAQRPFGAPGTAPGVGQYNTHAASSFGGPASGSVNMGGVNQQQDHGGMNQAQQGANIPGMQQGASFGMMGMGGFGMGFPFNVGMQQSFHGAPIVSPSMNPNTMTGNYGPAAAAAAAAAAGNTTGRTVYVGNLPAEASVDELLNLVRFGPIEAVRLLPEKSCVFISFLDGSTAAAFHADACVKKLALHGQELKIGWGKPSMVHPAVATAVASSQATRNVFVGNLDPETNEQDLRNELSRFGPIDQVKIVRDKNIGFIHFLSISTAMKVVGTLPTEQGWEGKRVNYGKDRCAYVPKAQQDAVRQAQTQAMNAIAAQHQQATGSPFPAFSPMSTGFSNFPTPGPNTGFGSPAFAGNNFSPVVPGFTENGGMNQAGNRTIYLGNIHQDVTIEELCNHIRGGILHQVRYFPDKHIAFVTFVDPVAAMQFHQHAHATGLSIMQRRLKVGWGKHSGPVPSALLQAIQAGASRNVYIGQIADFSLFTEEKLRQDFGEFGEIDMINFLNEKGVAFVNFTSIQSAQKAIEGIKLKPEYSTLRISYGKDRCANPPRTTAGRPPMPHVGHESDPAIQIDNSAIEPGLYDENDAMLSYE
- a CDS encoding cytoplasmic protein, variant → MKRPLDSALPISPMNGMQPHLENAPSFIDSLAPKKARYDGLDPSVTGPGHGPIGVPPLSAQRPFGAPGTAPGVGQYNTHAASSFGGPASGSVNMGGVNQQQDHGGMNQAQQGANIPGMQQGASFGMMGMGGFGMGFPFNVGMQQSFHGAPIVSPSMNPNTMTGNYGPAAAAAAAAAAGNTTGRTVYVGNLPAEASVDELLNLVRFGPIEAVRLLPEKSCVFISFLDGSTAAAFHADACVKKLALHGQELKIGWGKPSMVHPAVATAVASSQATRNVFVGNLDPETNEQDLRNELSRFGPIDQVKIVRDKNIGFIHFLSISTAMKVVGTLPTEQGWEGKRVNYGKDRCAYVPKAQQDAVRQAQTQAMNAIAAQHQQATGSPFPAFSPMSTGFSNFPTPGPNTGFGSPAFAGNNFSPVVPGFTENGGMNQAGNRTIYLGNIHQDVTIEELCNHIRGGILHQVRYFPDKHIAFVTFVDPVAAMQFHQHAHATGLSIMQRRLKVGWGKHSGPVPSALLQAIQAGASRNVYIGQIADFSLFTEEKLRQDFGEFGEIDMINFLNEKGVAFVNFTSIQSAQKAIEGIKLKPEYSTLRISYGKDRCANPPRTTAGRPPMPHVGHESDPAIQIDNSAIEPGLYDENDAMLSYE